The genomic DNA TGGGCTTTGACAAGACTGGGAATATGCCAGTGTTCATGAAAGGATGAACCTGCCTGGCATTAACACGATGGAGAGAGGAGTCTGACATCAGCTCAGCTCTTCAGGGTTTTGCTCTGGGCTCCAAGAAGCTTGCTCATTCCTTCTTAAAGATCCGCTTGGCTTCGACTCCTTCATATTTGTAGGTCTGAAAGATGTTGACAAACATAAAAGGAAGTGTCATTGAGAGAAAATCCCAAATTAAGGAAAATAGTGatgttggaggctgtcctgtaatttCTTATATTTGATAGAAGCACTTCATGAAGATATAGGATAGGAccattaaaattacattttgggtggcaggcttttattttttgttgttgttaaaacaagaaatgatgtatgtatatatgtaaactcTCCTCAATAAATagatgtataatatatatatgtatatatatatatgtatatatatatagttataagAAAGAAGTAGCAGTTTACTAATTAAAGGTGCAAGTCAGCATCGATAAAATTCTTGttcataattatttttgtctttggaaTGTAATTGTAAATCTTTCTTACAACTTACCTGAATTAGTTCACCACCAGAAATTTCTCGGATAGCAATCAGCTCCTTTCCATTGTCTACACGTTTGAACTGTCCAATAAGTTTATTTCCATCAAGGCTCCAGGTCCCCTGCATCATAATAATTAGTCAGTATTTATTATGATCTTACATGTTTCTATCACGATTTCCAGTTTACAGACAAACATTGTCACTCAGTGACCCTATGGACTCTATGGAGTAATTCATTACTTCCATTTTACATCTGTGGAGACTGAGAAATGACATAGCAATTCCTCAGACATCAGAAAGAAGATTGATTGGTCATGAGCTGTGAGAGTCAAGGCTGTGCTGGGAACTGTAAGCACCACTCAGCTGACAATTGCTATATACTGGATATTCGTGCAGATGAGGAGTGATTATCATTAGTGATAAAGTATGCAACAGGTAGACTGTCCCTGCAGGGCTGACAAGATGACTCAGCTGGTGAGAGAACTTGCaacacaagcatgaggaactgaactcaaatccccagaatccatgtaaaaagccaagtgtggtcaCGTATGCCTATGACACCCATGCTGTAGAGAGCAGAGCTAGGAGGACCATGGGGCTTCATGGCCACCAGCCTGCCTCCGGATTgagtgagataccctgtctcaagggaataagataTGCAGCACCACAAGGCACTTGATGGCCTCCTCTGGCCATGTGGGCATGTGcaaccactacacacacacatacatacatacatacatacatacatacatacatacacacacacacacacacacacacacacacacacacacacacacgtactacAAATATACTTGACTAGAAAATCTCTGAGACTaaaaatacttcttaaaaattaattgaaaagaGTGAGTCCCTAAATTTTTTTTATGTCCATTGAAAGGGACATTCTTAATGACCTATAAAGTATTAGACTTTTACATTTGGCTACTCACCCACTCattaattgtttaatttttttagattaaaTATCATGTAGCTCACTCTAACCTCAAACTTACTCTACATGTTTGGAGAGGCTTGACTTTACGATCCTCCTGACTCAATTCCCACAtcttgggattacaggcttgtgtgaccatgcccagtttttataCAGTGCTGGAACCACAATCCACGGTTTTGTCCTTGCTACAGTCTCCTGAATCTGCTACATACCTGGCTTCTCAGTTTATTGTCCAAGTACATATATAAACACTTATTGTGTTTCAATATTATGAACATTAAAAGCTTGTAGTCTCCCAGCAGGAAGAGTTGAAAATACAGAACTTTACATTtccttgtgtggtggtttgaatgaaaaaggCCCCCATAGACAGTGGTACTATTAGGgagtgtgactttgttggagtggtgtggccttgttggaggaagtgtgtcattgttggggtgggctttgaggtctccagGCTAAAACtatgcccagtgacacagttcatgTCGTGTCGCCTGCAGATCAAGACACattaactctcagctccttctccagcaccatgtctgtctgcatgccaccatgcctctcCATGATGGGAATGGgctaaccctctgaactgtaaacaacacaattaaatgttttactttataaaaattGCTGTGATCATActttctcttcatagcaatagaaaccataactaagacaccttGTGACTATTCCGATACTCAGTCCATCTAATCTTATTGTTCAGTATAACTTTTTCACAGATGTCTGTCACaataaaatactgtatttaaaCATTTAACCAACGTGTGTAACATAAAATATGAACACACTTTGTTTGCCTCTTCTTAGGAATGAATTTGAATTAGTTGAACCGTTCCATGAGATCAACCACTTTGTATtggtaaaaaaaatcaagaatgtattgtttattttaaaaatgtcttacatTGAGTTCCGTTCCATCTGCTAGACTATAGGTAAAGTTGACACCAAGTTCAAACACAATGTCAATGTTGCGAAAGGTGCTTGATTCTTTGACTGTGAATTTATTTCCGTCCTGTGTGATGGTCAGTTTCAAATTGTCGTGAGCTGCAAGCTTCCTTTTCACCACATTAACACCTGCACAACGAGAGAGATTGGAAggaacaagaaatgaaaatgcctcggaaagtgtttccctttctaaACTCTGTCCTGGTTTGCTCATGTTTATTTTGTGGgtggagaagaaagagcaaaTAGGGTTGTGTGTGCACAGCAACACTGAGATGCTTCTAGAGAAAGGGGAAGCTCTGGTAGACCCAGAGAACTGCTTCAAGCAGCTTTTCCAAactaagaaaaatggaaatgaagcaaCAAACTGTAGCACCTTAACCCTGGGTCGTTTTAACAAGATTAACAACCTTTTTGCTTCAGAGTTAAGTCAAATTCCAGCAATGTCAAATGGAGTATTAAAAGGTATATTCATATATTAAAGAAACACAAGTTCAGTTCTGGATATTTATTAACTTTCAACACTACTTTGCTTTCaaaattgcatttattaatttattttgttgttgtcatttgatACTGGGTCTTGATATATAACCCAGGCAGGCTCCAAACTTGCCAGATAGCCTAGCACCCTAGCCTTTAATTCACAATTCTCCCATTTCACTCTCAAAGTGTTAAGATCACAGGCATATAGCACCATGCTTTGCTTGCTTCAtagttatattcatttttgtGGCATTCCTGATTAGTTGCAAGCAAGAAAAAATAGGGGTTTTATGATGAAATACATTATAATATCAATGTACAGATATCACAAATTTAAATTCAGAATCCCTAAATTATAAACCATAATTCATGCAGGTTTTATTTTGGGAATGACACATAATTTTTGCCCAGTTTTGTAGTGGGTTGCCAGAATATTAGTGGACATTTATAATGTAATCAAATTATACATCCATAAAGAATACACAGCTTTCTGTGGTTATTCCTGAAGTTACATAAGTCAGAGAAGAGAATTACATAGAATTTATTCAAGCTGAGTTTTGATAAAATTCTTTTCTTACCTTGTTGAAAGATCCTTCTTTTTACCCCCAATAATCCGGTGTTATTTTAAATTCTGGAAattatcataacacacacacacacacacacacacacacacacacacacacacacacacacacacacgtgtgaatTTTCAGCTAACAGGCAAGGGAAGAAAACACAAGGTCTCTAACACTTGCCCTGGGAAGACAAGATGTTCTTCCTAAAGCAGGAAGAGTGGATATGGATTTCCTGGCTCTATAGTCACACCTGGAGCCTTACACATCACCAGTCATTCCCTAAGGCACAGGCAGGAGAAAGCAAACAATGAGCCGCCCAGGTAGACACTCTTACCCATTTTCTCCATGAACTTATCATAGTTGTCACTCCGGTCTACTTTCCAATTGCCGTCAAATGCCATGGTCTCAGTTGTGTGtgcctctggaaaagcagagatTCAGTCTTGTCTACAAGAGAGAATTTATTCTACTTCTTATCTTCGAACCAACTCATACTGTGATGTGGAAGTTTAAAGTTCAAGAGATTACTTAACTACCTTACATGCCACGCCCCTTTAGCTTCTCTTTCCATGCTTTCCTTGACTCTACTTCTGTTATTCCTTTTGAAAAGTGGATTGCTCAGTTCTCCATCATGAACTTTATAAATGGCATCATGTATTCTTGTTGTAATGTCAAATTATAGACCTAGGTGCTAAAGCCTACAAAGCATCTTCTCAGGCAACAAACTTAACAGAGATTCATGAATTTTGAAGCCTGTGGATGGTGGTGGCTGTTGAGGGAGAGTCAGTCGCTGTCCTTTGAGGACATGGCTAGTAGGATATCAATGCTCTAATAGGTAGACCCACATTCACGGGTATATGGGCAACAGTTATTGTAACAACCaaggaggacatgaagttgaAAAGGTGATGGGATGGGCGCCATTTAAGGGAGTTGGAGGGGGATGGTGGAATGTTATGATTAAATTGGATAaaagtatgaaattgtcaaagaataaatttaaatgtttttaaagaagccACAGGTTGGAGAGGTTGCTCAGTAGGTTATGAGCACACAATGTAGCTGGGTGGTGAAGGCACACACAcccctttagtctcagcactcaggaggcagagagatggatCCATATAGTTagggcatcctggtctacagtgagttcccagacagccagtgCTGTATAATGAGACTGTGTCTtaaacaaacagagaaacaaacaataccaaaaatgaataaacaaaaaaaaaccacactactcttacagaggacacatTTTGATTCCTAGTATCCACATAGGTTGACTCTCAACTGTGTGTAACACCAGTTCTGgggcatctgatgccttcttctggattctgtgaGCCCTTTGCTCATGCATACccaaaccctcacacagacacatatacacacataattaaaaacacaacaaatattttaaactaaagaTCCAATCTTTATTACAAAGGTAAAGTCAATCTCTGGCCAATGGACTAGaaatatgatatatttaaaaaagaagcatgTGTTTTAGAAATGAACCAGGCTTTAGTATTGCAATCAAAACACCCACTACCATGAATGGCCTCAGATTATCCAACATAcctgagactcagtttcctcacaCATGAAGACAGTAGTGCCTCAAGTATAGGGCATTTTTTAAAGCACTGTGTAAAAGCTCCAACCGGAACAACTTGTAGACACCAGGTACTTAGTAAACCTATGTTTCTGTCCTCATTGTCTGAGAAAGGAAGTTTACACCAGTACCAGTGTAGTAGGAGCACCTCAGGCCTTGATCCACTTTATTATTTTGTGAAGAAAATCCATATCTTTGGTGATTAGAAAGTTATCTTCTTATTTAGTGCCTGGTACAGGTGACTCCTTGGGCTGCCTGTGCCTTGGATTTGCCAGGAAGAAACTAGAGTGGTTTCTTACCATTGTTCACGTAACAGTGTTTTCACACTAGGACTCCCTGCTTTTTCTGCACCTTAAACTACTAAGAGGACAAAAGACTCAGTTGTAAGAGCATACATACTGCTTGGAGTCACACACGCTGCTAACAGATGGGCCTATTAAACTTGGTTTTCCATTTATCGACTTGGAAATCCCATATTCACAATATTGTAGCATCACTAAATGTTTAAATTCTGACTCAATTTTACAACATAATAGTTCTCTAGTTTTCCCTCTATAAAGCTATTGCTTACTAGAATCaatctagaaaatgaaaattatacaaGACCTGTGGGCAGCACAACCTTTACCTTAGAGATTTTTCCTGTTGCTAATATTGAGTCAGCTTAGTGTGGACCTAGCCCATTCATTTCCTGTTCTTATTGAACCCTAAGACTTAGCATCTTAGGATTTGGGGAAATGTGGAAATGTGGCTGCAGATGCCATGAGTACTATGGAATTTGGCTGTCATCCCATTGGCTCTGCAGTCCTTATCCCCCTGAGTGAATTGTCTGGAGGAAGTATCAATTAGCAAAATTTCCTGCTGATTGCTACCCATGTCTCCAAAAGCAGAAACCACATTCTTCAGCACTGTTATTCCTCACTGTGTACTGCAAAGTATTTCAAAGTGTACCGTGTACTCCAAGGTCTTACTGCTCTGCTGAGCCTGCTCTGAACAGTCAAGGGTGAGTCTGATATCTCTCCTTGGTCTGGGTGTAAAGGTCAGAGTATAGTCCAAAAAACAAAGAGTAGATTCATGATAAAGGTTAAATATTATTATCATGATATCCAGAGATGTCAGTGACAAGGGAAAGAGGATGTCCTGAGCTTATCTCAGGGGACTGACCTTCAGAAGCTCACAGAAACCCCCTTTCTCCCATCAAAAGATGGCAAAGAACATTTCAAGGTTATCCTTTTGAATatatcataaaaaagaaagagggcaTTGTAAGGCATGGTGTTTACCTCAGAGTTTATGAATACTGCTTTTTATTCCAAGCTGTTCAGCTTTCACATATCAAAGACTAACCAAATGTGAAAAAGTATTGCATTGACATAAGAGTTTTAAGATTTCTGTGAACCCCTAGCAAAGAATGGGGAACGGGAACATTCTAAAGTTTGCCAGCAAACTACTGAATTCTGTGTTTGTGAACTGTTAAGACTTGCTTGATTATGTTTCAGAGTTTGAAATGATTGGTTGGCTTCCTTTTAAAGACTATAGGTTTGGCAGCACGCAGAGGGATGTCTAAATATAGTGGAAAGTATACTTTCCTGATTCTTAATAACAAAAGAGTGGTGTTGAGGGATTCTTTATACTTGTCTTTCAAAAATTGTCaatcccttttgttttctttttcctcttctgtttttctgaaacagggttttgcTTTGAAGCTCAAGCAGGCCTTGTGCTTcttgagatcctcttgcctccatgtcCCAAGGCATGGAATTCCAGGCATGTCAACCAAGTTGAATGATTATGCCTGAGAAAGCATGACTCCTCCATGgagtgcgagtgtgtgtgtgtgtgtgtgtgtgtgtgtgtgtgtgtgtgtgtgtgtgtgagtgtgtgtgtgtgtgtgtgtgtgtgtgtgtgtgtgtgtgtgagtgtgtgtgtgtgtgtgtttgtatgtgtgtgtatgtgtatgtgaaaacCTCTTCCTTTGTGTCCACTTCAATTTTGCTCTAGTGTCTTCCAGCCTATCTCAGCATTGCTATCTACCATCTTGTCTCATCTATCCTGGCTATCTATCTATATGGCACTATCCAGGGTTATCAGCTGTCTACCCCTATCTACTTTTATCTGCCTCCTATTACTGAAAACCCTGGTATGCCACCATCTTGAGTGACCTCAAAGTCCATATGGATAAGCCACAACTCTCTGGTCTTACCCCTCCTTAACTCCTGGTAGTCACGATCCATCTTTAGTTCATTGCTTTACACACTTAGTCCCAACGCTATGTCCTGTGATGTACCACCATCTGGCACACCTTCCAGAGCACAATGCTACAGCCATGGCTTTCATCCTCTCTGTTACTTTATTTTCCCACGGTATCAGTTCTTGGTCTTTCAAGAGaaattctcttctgttttctagTAAATGAATTTCCAATGTCTCTATTAAAGgtaattatattttttctatcAAAGGTAATGAGTCCAGCCAGGACTCATATTTCCCCAGCCTTCCTCATCCCCTGTGTAACCAACTGAGACTCATTGTGAAGTCAAGCTCTCTTCATCTATAGGATGAAATGGAGTCACCACCATCCAGATCAGGGATAAAAGATGGCAGGCATCTTGGCCCTGCATGCTTGTCAGCCAGGTTTGGGCTCTGGcacaccattttttttccttttttattttttttttaaattagtaacaagcttgcttcacatgtcaatcccagctccctctccctcccctcctccccacccccaccaacctccccaagtccccaccccatccccccctctgccccccagggagggtgaggccctccatgggtgaTCTCCAAAGTCCATCATagcatcccaggcagggcctaggccctcccccgtgtgtccagactgagagagcatccctccatgtagaatgggctcccaaattccatttgtgtgccagggataaataccagTCTACTACctggggccccatagattgccgaggcctcctcactgacacccacgttcaggagttctggatcagtcccatactggcctcttagccatcagtctgaggtccctgagctcctccttgttcaggtcagctgtttctgtgggtttcaccagcccggtcttgaccccattgctcatcactccttcctctctgcaactgggttccagaagttcagttcagtgtttagctgtgggtgcctgcctctgtttctatcaaccactggatgaaggctctaggatggcatataaggtagtcatcaatctcattattgatgaagggtatttaaggtagcctctctactatttctTAGATCTAGCATACCATTTTTACAAACAGAATTGCTCTGGCACTTTGTTTAATTTGTTCATATATTCCTTCCCATGAAGAGAAAATAAGTCAGCTGTTGTCCCTCAAGCTAGAGCCCCTTCTTGGTTTATCGCATCTCTATCCTAAACAGTATCCTCTTgccaataaaaatgaaacaaaacaaaaattccctcATGCTTTTTTCTGATGACAGGGTGCTATTACACATTTATATTTCCTAGTTCCACCCTCATCATGTGCCTGCTTGGCAAGACTCCtgtgtggatttctgcatttATAACAAGGTCTGTGCCTTTAGTCATTTTATAGCCTTACCCTTGTCCTCAGCAGATGGCCTGCAGGAGGAATCAACCATCTTGCAATTCACCCCTAACTTTATGCCTTCTCAGTTTTGAAGCTACTTGTTATTTCCCTTTTAATTCTTCCACCCGTTTGTGTTCGAAACTgtatccatttctattcagaggACAGACTGCCCATGTTTGGTCATCTAATGTGTTACCTCATCACGAACTACACACTGTCCTCTTCTATATGACAAGGTCCTGTTTCCCCAGCATAGTATTTTGACTTCTCACCTGCTTTGCAGCTTAATTGAGGAATTCCTATCTGCAGGATCACCCAAGAAATTTAATTGAAGATAGGTGACTCAGAAACTATCTAGATGACAGGATGCTACAAGGGACTTTGGCTCCTTGTGAAGTAAGAGgcagggctacatactgagttccaggccaacaagggcacagtgagaccttatcataaaaacaaggaaaaaatcaCTAAATCAACATGTTCTTATCTTTAGAaattcctttgtgtgtgtatatgtgtgtattcgTCTGTGATTTGTTGCATGTATATGATATGTGTACATATTAGTTGTACAGAGGTTGTTGATGAATGACTTTGGTCAATCTGTTTTTTCACCCTTTAGTTTGGGGACAGGTACTCTCATTGAACTTGAGGCTCACTGGTTTGAATAGATTGGCTGCCCAATAATCTATAGGGGTTGTAGGCATGCACTTTCATGTTTGGCTTTTTATATGTGTTCTGGTGATCTGAACTAGGTTCTTATGCTTACTTGGCTAACAATTTACAGACTGAGCATCTATAgaacctctttctttctttttcttttgtatataatataatatatatataatataatataatataaataaatatatatgtatatatttattaattcaagttaaggaacaggcttgtttcacatgtaagtcccttctccctctcccttccctcaaccCCAtaccttctcccccacctccaacctaccccccaacccatccactcaccactccccaggcagggtagggccctcaacaggggctctgcaaagtccaccaaatcttcctgtgctgggcctgggcccttccccatgtgtccagagccagagtgaaacccttcatgtgggatgggctctcaaagtcccttcttacaccagggaaaaatgctaatccacctACAgaacctttctttattttttattttttcggaggttttccagacagggtttctctgtggctttggaggctgtcctggaactggctcttgtaacccaggctgatctcgaactcacagagatccacctgtctgtgccaCTGTCTCTACCCTTTCAGTTAGAATTTGCTTCTttaaccatttttttctgctaGGGGAAcagatttaaatgaaaaaaaactttcctTATTAATTTAAATTGTCCCTTCACTGTTAATTCATCTATCAATTAACTAACCCATTCTGTAATTATAAGTTGCACAAACAAAATTTATGAAGTTTAATTGGAATGCTAATCAATGTTTTCTTTACCCTTTCTTgtattgtgtatatgcatgtgtgtatttcgTGTGTACATGGGTTTGTGCACATTTGTGCATGTGAAGGTAAGCGCAAGTGTAGCACAACACCTGTtttgaagtcaaaggacaaccttgggtatGATTTTCACCTTCCAACTTTATTTAAGAGAGTCTCTTGTTCTGCAACTGTATAAGTCAGGCTAGGTGACCCATGAGCATCCCCATGTCCTCCTGTCTACTATAGGAGCTACTGTGCTTGACTTTGTTTGGAttctggggacttgaactcatctccttatgtttgcaaggcaagctcgttgcacactgagctatctccccagtgtctaattttcttcttcatctttcactaagaagtttttgtttttcagtaaaaATGTTCAATCTAAATCAAGCTTGTCCACCCATCTTGTATGGGTGTATGAAGAAGAATTAAGACAATCTTTAAATGCTAGTGATTGATCTATTTTAATAGTTAAATAAGGACTAGTAGTGAGCTAGAACTGAAATACTAATGTAGTAAGCACTGAACACAAACCATTATgtagagctaaaaaaaaaaaaagtgatgggtTGTATGAACAAGGTCCAAGAATGGAGCTGTGTGAGGAGAATTTGAGAGCTTGTgagaaactccaagaaaacaagacaaaagtctTGTGACCTCTGTTTCTCCATAACATGGGTTGTTATTGGAATGTGCTTCCATGCCCCTCCCAAGTATAGTAAACAGGAATGGGTTTACTTGAGATTGCCAGTCATCCACTATTATTACCTGGATGATGTTTGCAAACATGGGTTGTCCTCATGACTGTATACAGCATAAATTCATGTGACCTTGCCCTCCAGGCTGAATACAGCCAAAACTCATGTGACCTTTGCTCCTGCTTAACTCTCAGAATATAAATTGTCTGTTGCTctaaataaagttggctattgaaTGAGACTTTATTTGGCCTCAGTTTCTAGGTCCCACTCTCTCAGGTTCACAGTGCCAACTAGAGCAGTAGCAAAgggttattttattgttttgatcattttcaccAATTATGCCTTAACATCTCTGCTAACCTTTGAGAGTTGTTTGGAGTCCGTTTATCCTAAGATTCCAGGGGCTTAGCTGTCAGTGTAAATAAAATATCCACTTTTGGATGCAGACTGATGGCCCTGGCTTGTTTAGAGAAAAGTAAGGACCTCAGAGCAATGaattctcagttttctttgtAAATAGTGATTCCATTATCCTTCAGCTGTTTTGAGGTGAAGTTATTAATAGAGTATTAAGTTAAATATTGTATcaaatagtgtgtgtgtttgtgtgtgtgtgtgtgtgtgtgtgtgtgtgtgtgtatgtgtgtttgtgttcgcCTGCGCTGAAGCTTGATAGGCtttgagctgtttttttttttttcttttcaatttagaAAGAagagtttgaaaataattttttttctagtgctAAGGATTAAACTTAGACTTTTGCCTTGCCATTGACATAATCTTGAAAAGTGTTATGGAAgcattttaaaagctgaaaaattTAAGATATAGGTTCTAATGATTTTCAATGATCAAGAATAATtctgtaaaatatatttaaggcaCTTCTGTCAAATCAGGTATAAATTGGAGAATTTACCCTATTAAATCTAACTGGCC from Cricetulus griseus strain 17A/GY chromosome 1 unlocalized genomic scaffold, alternate assembly CriGri-PICRH-1.0 chr1_0, whole genome shotgun sequence includes the following:
- the Fabp2 gene encoding fatty acid-binding protein, intestinal codes for the protein MAFDGNWKVDRSDNYDKFMEKMGVNVVKRKLAAHDNLKLTITQDGNKFTVKESSTFRNIDIVFELGVNFTYSLADGTELNGTWSLDGNKLIGQFKRVDNGKELIAIREISGGELIQTYKYEGVEAKRIFKKE